In Desulfosediminicola ganghwensis, a single window of DNA contains:
- a CDS encoding AMP-dependent synthetase/ligase produces the protein MNDTVNNEIITYQDQEEPRVLKTIFDLLLDSTNRYKENIAYTYRNGKEEHHVSYSKLFEDVLLLSRAFKQRGISKGQKVMLLSDNRYAWIVTDLAIMSLGAVNVPRGADTPSQELEYIISHSDATHLVIETPELLEYHHEYIKGMKNLKNILVMTGPSLHSLFNHTYSYTDLLTDRTYTQKDVDKFIARGEKIHEDDLLTLIYTSGTTGLPKGVQLSHANIMHNVRVIPGLIKLTEEDTWLSILPTWHIFERTAEYVALAGGTTLVYSSVKTFAQDLEHYKPTMVATVPRVWESLYSRVQAAIRKKGATPNRIFRTLVWASTVFRRNKRKLLGRLPVYEEKWFGAKWFEMALAALKIVLIFPLYLLAKKKLAAVQQRFGGRLRLAISGGGTLAGYLEEWIDAVGVRIVNAYGMTECSPAIAGRGLTCRVYGTLGPAVPETEIRIVSEHGEPVPTGTEGLIEVRGPQVTSGYYNADEENQRSFTEDGFFRTGDLGKMTLGGELVITGRAKEIIVLASGENIDPTRIENTISMFPFVQDAILVGQDKKGLGALVVPDMEELKTFIEKKYDDLKKEKGELLKDRHVLDMVKKEMNRLLMPKQGFKPYEKLQNIAFLDNEFKLGEELTNTLKKKRHVIEKKYKKLINEILH, from the coding sequence ATGAACGATACCGTGAATAACGAAATTATCACCTACCAGGATCAGGAAGAACCCCGTGTGCTGAAGACTATTTTTGATCTGTTGCTTGACAGTACCAACCGCTATAAAGAAAATATCGCCTACACCTATCGTAACGGCAAAGAAGAGCATCATGTCAGTTATTCGAAGTTGTTTGAAGACGTGTTACTCCTTTCCCGGGCGTTCAAGCAGAGAGGGATCTCTAAAGGGCAGAAAGTTATGCTGCTCTCCGATAATCGTTATGCCTGGATTGTAACCGATCTTGCCATAATGAGCCTTGGTGCGGTCAATGTCCCCAGGGGCGCGGATACACCGTCTCAGGAACTCGAATATATTATCTCCCACTCTGATGCCACCCATCTGGTTATCGAGACTCCCGAGTTACTTGAATATCATCACGAATACATCAAAGGGATGAAAAACCTGAAGAATATCCTTGTGATGACAGGTCCTTCCCTGCACAGCCTCTTTAATCACACCTACTCTTACACCGATTTATTGACAGATCGAACCTACACCCAGAAGGATGTCGATAAATTTATCGCCCGGGGAGAAAAGATACATGAAGATGACCTGCTCACCCTGATTTACACTTCAGGCACAACAGGGCTTCCGAAAGGTGTACAACTCTCACATGCCAATATTATGCATAATGTTCGGGTTATTCCGGGCCTGATCAAGTTAACCGAAGAAGACACCTGGCTTTCGATTTTGCCGACCTGGCACATTTTCGAACGTACTGCGGAATACGTAGCCCTCGCGGGCGGGACCACCCTGGTCTATTCCTCTGTAAAAACCTTTGCCCAGGATCTGGAACATTATAAACCGACTATGGTGGCGACTGTTCCCCGGGTCTGGGAATCTCTTTATTCCAGGGTGCAGGCTGCTATCCGTAAAAAGGGTGCCACACCCAACCGAATTTTTCGTACCCTGGTGTGGGCCTCTACGGTTTTTCGTCGAAACAAGCGTAAGCTTCTTGGCCGCTTGCCGGTATATGAGGAGAAATGGTTTGGTGCCAAGTGGTTTGAGATGGCTCTTGCTGCGTTGAAGATTGTCCTGATATTTCCACTTTATCTGCTTGCCAAGAAGAAGCTGGCTGCTGTTCAGCAACGTTTTGGCGGTAGATTGAGGCTTGCCATATCTGGTGGTGGAACCCTGGCGGGGTATCTGGAAGAATGGATCGACGCGGTTGGTGTACGCATAGTCAACGCCTACGGCATGACGGAATGCTCTCCGGCAATTGCCGGGCGTGGCCTGACCTGTCGGGTGTATGGGACTCTCGGGCCTGCAGTTCCCGAAACCGAGATACGAATTGTCTCAGAACATGGTGAGCCTGTACCCACAGGGACTGAAGGCTTGATTGAGGTACGAGGTCCCCAGGTTACCAGCGGCTATTATAATGCGGATGAAGAGAATCAACGATCTTTCACCGAAGACGGTTTCTTCAGAACCGGCGATCTGGGCAAAATGACCCTTGGCGGTGAGCTGGTTATTACCGGTCGGGCCAAGGAAATTATTGTGCTTGCCAGCGGTGAAAATATCGATCCTACCCGTATCGAGAATACTATCTCCATGTTCCCCTTCGTGCAGGATGCAATTCTGGTGGGGCAGGATAAAAAAGGACTCGGCGCGCTTGTGGTCCCCGATATGGAAGAGCTGAAAACATTTATTGAGAAAAAATACGACGATCTGAAGAAAGAGAAAGGAGAATTACTCAAAGATCGCCATGTACTCGATATGGTGAAAAAAGAGATGAATCGTCTTCTCATGCCAAAGCAGGGGTTCAAACCCTATGAGAAATTGCAGAACATCGCCTTCCTGGACAATGAGTTCAAGCTGGGAGAGGAGCTGACCAACACGCTGAAAAAGAAGCGCCACGTAATCGAGAAGAAGTATAAGAAGCTGATTAACGAGATTTTACATTAA
- the ubiE gene encoding bifunctional demethylmenaquinone methyltransferase/2-methoxy-6-polyprenyl-1,4-benzoquinol methylase UbiE, translating to MSKGPGVQKMFDAIAGRYDLMNRVMTMGQDQKWRRFVVDKAGDPGNGWVLDLATGTGDIAALSRESYQDAKVIGADFSQNMLYEAKKRFSDLDIDWQVSDANNLPYEDNVFESVTFGYLLRNVDNAVNVLKEVNRVLKPGGRVVCLDTTPPNKNLLYPFIRMYFAVGIPLLGKMIANDEAAYAYLTGSTMDFYTAEGLADAFVEAGFTKVGYKKFMLGTIGVHWGIK from the coding sequence TTGAGTAAGGGGCCGGGTGTACAGAAAATGTTTGACGCCATAGCCGGTAGGTATGACCTGATGAACAGGGTCATGACTATGGGGCAAGACCAGAAGTGGCGTCGGTTTGTGGTGGACAAAGCGGGTGACCCTGGCAATGGCTGGGTTCTTGATCTTGCCACCGGAACCGGAGATATCGCGGCTCTCAGCAGGGAATCGTACCAGGACGCCAAGGTGATTGGCGCAGATTTCTCCCAGAACATGCTGTATGAGGCAAAAAAACGTTTTTCTGATCTTGATATCGACTGGCAGGTCTCGGATGCTAATAATTTACCTTATGAGGATAATGTTTTTGAGTCAGTAACTTTTGGCTATTTACTCAGAAATGTCGATAATGCCGTAAATGTGCTCAAGGAAGTAAACCGGGTTTTAAAGCCGGGTGGCAGAGTTGTGTGTCTTGACACAACACCGCCAAATAAAAATTTGCTTTATCCCTTTATTCGCATGTATTTTGCCGTTGGTATCCCACTTCTCGGCAAAATGATTGCCAATGATGAAGCAGCGTACGCCTATCTGACCGGTTCAACAATGGATTTTTATACAGCTGAGGGGCTGGCGGATGCTTTTGTTGAGGCAGGATTTACAAAGGTTGGCTACAAAAAATTTATGTTGGGTACTATCGGTGTACATTGGGGAATAAAATGA